In one Cloacibacillus porcorum genomic region, the following are encoded:
- a CDS encoding NAD(P)-dependent oxidoreductase: MSDKKILGFIGTGVMGASMAGHLLEAGHEVHVYNRTKERALPLVERGAVWEDTPADIAAKCDVVFTIVGFPRDVEEVYLSKRGLVENARSGAVLVDMTTSSPKLARKIYAAGKKRGIGILDAPVTGGDRGAREATLTIFAGGDKEDFEKVLPYFEIMGRTIKHMGGAGDGQNAKLGNQIVIAGTMTGMCEALAFAKSCGLDLNEFIEAVGGGSAATWSLKNYGPRILKGDFAPGFFVKHYIKDMKLAEEAANEMELDLPALTVTRELYEELAEGGYEDSGTQALYCLYDPEEE; the protein is encoded by the coding sequence ATGTCGGATAAAAAAATCCTCGGTTTCATCGGCACGGGCGTAATGGGAGCCAGCATGGCCGGACATCTGCTTGAGGCAGGCCATGAGGTGCATGTCTATAACCGCACCAAAGAGAGGGCTTTGCCTCTGGTCGAAAGAGGCGCCGTCTGGGAGGATACCCCCGCCGACATCGCCGCGAAATGCGACGTCGTCTTCACCATCGTCGGCTTTCCCAGGGACGTTGAAGAGGTTTACCTCAGCAAAAGAGGACTCGTGGAAAACGCCAGGAGCGGGGCGGTACTCGTAGATATGACCACCTCCAGCCCAAAGCTCGCGAGAAAGATCTACGCGGCGGGCAAGAAGCGCGGCATCGGCATCCTCGACGCCCCCGTCACAGGCGGCGACAGGGGGGCGCGCGAAGCGACCCTCACCATCTTCGCCGGCGGAGATAAAGAGGACTTTGAAAAGGTCCTGCCATATTTTGAGATAATGGGACGTACCATCAAACACATGGGCGGCGCGGGCGACGGGCAGAACGCGAAGCTCGGCAACCAGATCGTCATCGCGGGAACCATGACCGGCATGTGCGAGGCCCTCGCCTTCGCCAAATCCTGCGGCCTCGACCTGAACGAATTTATCGAAGCCGTCGGCGGCGGCTCCGCGGCCACCTGGAGCCTCAAGAATTACGGTCCGCGCATCCTAAAAGGAGACTTCGCCCCCGGTTTCTTCGTCAAGCACTACATAAAGGATATGAAGCTCGCCGAAGAGGCGGCGAACGAAATGGAGCTTGATCTCCCGGCCCTCACCGTCACCCGTGAGCTTTACGAAGAGCTTGCCGAGGGCGGATACGAAGACAGCGGCACCCAGGCGCTCTACTGCCTCTACGATCCGGAAGAGGAATAA
- a CDS encoding FadR/GntR family transcriptional regulator — MKDIFSKQDSTKKPAIIVRRILDLIEDGELMPGEKLPNELEIVRQSDISRASVREALSALEIMGMIKRVPGEGTYISERASAGKYPPKNILEKFLEDTEKVGGSFEALEARMAIEPSVTAMAARRAEPEQIERMETLLESSGVALEEHDVKLFLDIDRDFHIAVAEATNNETLISISNDLLKRADVHMWRRYKEDLRLLEKTVEAHRFILNAIKERNPTKASFYSEKHLARCV, encoded by the coding sequence GTGAAGGATATATTTTCCAAACAGGACTCTACCAAAAAGCCCGCGATTATCGTCCGCAGGATTCTTGACCTGATTGAAGACGGTGAACTGATGCCCGGGGAGAAGCTGCCCAACGAATTGGAGATCGTCAGACAATCGGACATTAGCCGCGCCTCCGTGCGCGAGGCGTTGTCTGCCCTTGAGATCATGGGCATGATCAAGCGCGTTCCTGGCGAGGGTACGTATATCAGTGAACGCGCCTCTGCGGGTAAATATCCCCCGAAGAACATCCTCGAAAAATTCCTTGAAGACACGGAAAAGGTTGGCGGCTCATTTGAAGCCCTTGAGGCAAGAATGGCGATCGAGCCCTCCGTTACCGCCATGGCGGCCCGCAGAGCCGAGCCGGAACAGATCGAGAGAATGGAGACGCTGCTGGAGTCCTCCGGTGTCGCCCTGGAGGAGCATGACGTCAAGCTCTTTCTTGACATCGACCGGGATTTTCATATCGCGGTGGCGGAGGCGACTAACAACGAAACGCTGATATCCATAAGCAACGACCTCCTGAAGAGGGCGGACGTCCATATGTGGCGGCGCTATAAGGAGGACCTCCGGCTTCTTGAGAAGACGGTGGAGGCTCATAGGTTTATTTTAAACGCTATCAAAGAAAGGAATCCTACAAAGGCGTCGTTTTACTCCGAAAAGCATCTGGCGCGCTGCGTATAA
- a CDS encoding ABC transporter substrate-binding protein produces the protein MKKRFFALMIIMLAVTMLGGLSSAEAAMSDRWSGDTIKIGYLANLTGSGAYTDIPPKLAIEDYIKEVNAKGGWLGKKLELISYDAGRDALTESVTAVNKMIQQDKVIAIVGPTGSRYAIPIVQLCNESKTPCITIGATNAKVTVNEDTGAVHPYMFRVSFADSYQGSAMANFAFKELGIKEVATIAGVDDLYAQGILKYFTDEFKRLGGKIVNAQSYQTSDVEFRAQLSAIDNSGAKVLYSPACEYKYATLIAKQAEQLGLEFTYLFPDGVYAPELMETAGPQVEGAYLSTPMTDDAPEYADYKKAFDARHKKTGYKANIYAYYGMDGIMLLEWAVKKTKSFDGEVLKKALESAKNVPLFTESFTIDPKTHNPLNKSVTILQIKDSKYHHLKTFKPTK, from the coding sequence ATGAAGAAGAGATTTTTTGCGTTAATGATCATCATGCTGGCCGTAACGATGCTTGGCGGTCTCAGCTCTGCCGAGGCGGCGATGTCCGACAGATGGAGCGGGGATACGATCAAGATCGGCTATCTGGCCAACCTTACCGGTTCGGGAGCGTACACGGATATTCCGCCAAAGCTGGCGATAGAGGACTACATCAAAGAGGTCAACGCGAAGGGCGGCTGGCTTGGCAAGAAGCTGGAGCTTATCTCCTATGACGCCGGACGCGACGCGCTGACGGAATCGGTGACGGCCGTCAACAAGATGATCCAGCAGGACAAGGTCATCGCCATCGTCGGTCCCACCGGCAGCCGTTATGCGATACCTATCGTACAGCTCTGCAACGAATCGAAGACCCCCTGCATCACGATAGGGGCGACGAACGCCAAAGTCACGGTGAACGAGGACACCGGCGCCGTCCATCCCTATATGTTCAGAGTCTCATTCGCCGACTCCTACCAGGGGAGCGCGATGGCTAACTTTGCCTTTAAGGAACTTGGAATCAAAGAGGTGGCGACGATCGCCGGCGTAGACGACCTTTATGCGCAGGGCATCCTGAAGTATTTCACCGATGAATTTAAGCGGCTGGGCGGCAAGATTGTCAACGCGCAGTCTTATCAGACAAGCGACGTGGAGTTCCGCGCGCAGCTTTCGGCGATCGACAACAGCGGCGCCAAGGTGCTTTATTCCCCGGCGTGCGAATATAAATATGCCACGCTGATCGCCAAGCAGGCGGAGCAGCTGGGACTTGAGTTCACCTATCTCTTCCCGGACGGCGTCTACGCGCCGGAGCTGATGGAGACCGCCGGTCCCCAGGTTGAGGGCGCCTATCTTTCCACGCCGATGACCGACGACGCCCCTGAATATGCGGACTATAAAAAGGCCTTTGACGCGAGACATAAAAAGACCGGATATAAGGCCAATATCTACGCCTACTACGGCATGGACGGCATTATGCTCCTCGAGTGGGCTGTGAAAAAGACAAAGAGCTTCGACGGTGAGGTACTCAAAAAAGCTCTTGAGAGCGCAAAGAACGTTCCTCTGTTCACTGAGTCGTTCACCATCGATCCCAAGACCCACAATCCTCTGAATAAGAGCGTCACGATTCTTCAGATAAAAGACAGCAAGTATCATCACCTTAAGACGTTTAAGCCCACCAAATAA
- a CDS encoding helix-turn-helix transcriptional regulator produces MDKNIAARHADINTAVTCGTYYALYMFVFLLSELICQSKGAIAIGVEKVVSVYTVGLIFTAVGYLLLPFSRALIHGERARGFILLAAGAMALLSFGAIIFNGPPFFFMLLVAIYMTAVGYIGAFVHYAMAMEMRSSPYGGITIGCAICASIIIQYIVQNFTTTDFSLFAAITAAFTVMFLILRGREAKLASCATADSKMCRTLSCVKECRVLIAITAIMSIVMGISDGILTSLHASGEVVLSAYPRLFYAVSLVMAGYIADIKKRFYMPVATTCILLLSVVITSFFEGSYGYVISLSTLYFLGGFAVVYFTTAFMDIAPDTDNPALWAGMGRIVRSLTIGFIAIPGTMLFRCASHHLLTLISLTLSLAVLVIFYINGKLDCSRAKVPSEKLDDASFAERFGLTERESELAKIIIMSSENIKELAVQMSISERALQRSIKVIYDKTGADSRLALIRIYYENRGDSKE; encoded by the coding sequence ATGGATAAAAATATCGCGGCACGGCATGCGGATATAAACACGGCGGTCACCTGTGGGACATACTATGCTCTATATATGTTTGTATTCCTCCTATCCGAGCTTATATGCCAGAGTAAGGGCGCTATCGCTATAGGAGTGGAGAAGGTCGTCTCTGTCTACACTGTAGGATTGATATTTACCGCCGTTGGATACCTTCTCCTGCCGTTCAGCCGCGCTCTCATCCACGGAGAAAGGGCACGGGGCTTCATATTGCTCGCGGCCGGCGCGATGGCCCTGCTTTCGTTTGGAGCTATCATATTCAATGGGCCGCCCTTTTTCTTCATGCTACTCGTAGCCATCTACATGACCGCCGTAGGATACATAGGCGCGTTCGTCCACTATGCCATGGCAATGGAAATGAGGAGCAGTCCCTACGGCGGCATCACCATAGGCTGCGCCATATGCGCCTCAATCATCATACAGTATATAGTGCAAAATTTCACTACCACGGATTTCTCGCTGTTCGCGGCCATCACAGCCGCCTTTACAGTGATGTTCCTGATACTGCGCGGAAGAGAGGCAAAACTGGCTTCCTGCGCGACGGCCGACAGCAAAATGTGCCGAACTCTGTCCTGTGTGAAAGAGTGCCGTGTACTTATCGCCATCACTGCCATTATGTCTATCGTTATGGGAATAAGCGACGGAATACTAACGTCCCTCCACGCCAGCGGCGAAGTGGTCCTCTCTGCATACCCGCGGCTATTCTACGCCGTATCGCTGGTCATGGCGGGATATATCGCCGATATCAAAAAACGGTTCTACATGCCTGTCGCGACGACCTGTATCCTGCTCCTTTCGGTGGTGATCACGTCCTTCTTCGAGGGCTCCTACGGCTATGTGATAAGCCTCTCCACACTGTATTTCCTTGGCGGCTTCGCGGTGGTCTATTTCACGACAGCTTTCATGGATATAGCGCCCGATACTGATAACCCCGCCCTCTGGGCCGGCATGGGACGCATCGTGCGTTCCCTCACCATCGGATTCATCGCCATTCCCGGCACAATGCTATTCCGCTGCGCCAGCCACCATCTGCTCACATTGATAAGCCTCACCCTCTCGCTTGCGGTTCTGGTAATCTTTTACATCAACGGAAAATTAGACTGTTCGCGCGCCAAAGTCCCGTCGGAAAAGCTGGACGACGCCTCCTTCGCTGAGAGATTTGGCCTCACTGAGAGAGAAAGTGAACTCGCCAAAATCATAATAATGAGCAGCGAAAATATCAAAGAGCTCGCCGTACAGATGTCCATATCTGAGAGGGCGCTTCAACGCTCCATTAAGGTGATATACGACAAGACGGGAGCAGACTCGCGTCTTGCGCTCATTCGTATCTACTACGAAAACAGGGGCGACAGCAAAGAATAG
- a CDS encoding mechanosensitive ion channel family protein, whose protein sequence is MNINLEGLPAILEKVTLASLLPALLYLLGGMAVVKIVMRALTKALEKSSIEKTLHKFILTLIRLTLYFIVFMTVAGALGIQITSFVAILSVAGLAISLSLQGVLSNLSSGVMLLSVKPFKAGDYVEVGGVGGTVREIGFIHTKISTPDNKIIYIPNSEVSSSKIVNYTNEGKRRIDLVFSAGYNCPIETVKLAIREAVEKFPKVYADPAPFVRASAYKDSVIEYTVRVWCGTDDYWDLYYDIIEAVSESYARHGVKMSYPHVNVHMVKD, encoded by the coding sequence ATGAACATAAACCTCGAAGGACTTCCGGCAATATTGGAAAAGGTGACGCTCGCCTCGCTGCTGCCGGCGCTGCTCTATCTCCTGGGCGGAATGGCCGTCGTCAAGATCGTCATGAGAGCGCTGACAAAGGCGCTGGAAAAATCCAGCATCGAAAAGACTCTGCACAAGTTCATTCTCACGCTGATAAGGCTCACCCTCTACTTCATCGTCTTCATGACCGTCGCGGGAGCTCTGGGGATACAGATAACCTCCTTCGTCGCCATCCTGAGCGTCGCTGGCTTGGCCATCTCCCTCTCACTGCAGGGCGTGCTTTCAAACCTCTCCAGCGGCGTCATGCTGCTCTCCGTCAAACCCTTCAAAGCAGGCGACTACGTCGAAGTTGGCGGCGTCGGCGGTACCGTGCGCGAGATCGGCTTCATACATACCAAGATATCCACCCCCGACAACAAGATAATCTACATTCCCAACAGCGAAGTATCCTCCTCAAAGATCGTGAACTATACCAACGAGGGGAAACGCCGCATCGACCTCGTCTTTTCCGCCGGCTACAACTGCCCCATAGAGACGGTCAAACTCGCGATACGGGAGGCCGTGGAAAAATTCCCCAAAGTTTACGCCGATCCCGCTCCCTTTGTACGCGCCAGCGCCTATAAGGACTCCGTCATCGAATATACAGTCCGCGTTTGGTGCGGTACCGATGATTATTGGGACCTGTACTACGATATAATAGAGGCGGTCTCTGAGTCATACGCCAGGCACGGCGTCAAAATGAGTTATCCGCACGTTAACGTGCACATGGTCAAAGATTAA
- a CDS encoding Ig-like domain-containing protein produces MRKGDFLFNDIIKGLHLPLACAMLLLVFCLPSAAWEGAADTKWYDDAPTAASYAISTAEEFAGLAALVNAASCDFEGKTITLSGDIDLSGRQWRPIGDFSTTPVKAFEGTLDGGGNTIKNLTISGTGTSAALFGYIGVSGVVKNITVTGSIAIAGDYVYLAGVADINRGVIERCENRAAVTGTLIMESVGENSYCAGIAARNYGRISSCLNNARVEGGAAAGISCENGGYFPDGLYQAEKAVIEGCENSGEIIGKVKGRATAGGIAVTANSYTLKNCINRGPVKGRGNSAVGGIAAETDSRTDATSSIDGCVNSGSVTLEGDGSGSGVGGIVGGTDGITKILNCRNTGNISGPNAPVGGITGRLGGDYGTVISNCVNSGTITSSYIDNESYAGGIAAINFLLIEDCANFGDIFLSGSGDSQNWIAAGGVAGANRGNSGTIRRCTSAGNVESFSTYMGGITGYNKAHDPQDDEGNITECAWLDTSAQRAAGDAETTAGARSFTSEQQQRIVTACLLTPASATVAQNGTTDFTLELFPGTGAPFGSHVMELSAAVTPDNIAAAAIKSAVVAVSGKSLGSAEMSVRVKFCPSNLSDPEFGPSETPHEIVFSAGINVVERIPAAGITLDKSAASLRKGETLTLAATVTPADSTDAVIWASGSPEAASVADGKVTAHAPGTAVITARAGKFSAECMVTVIDTDTTAGSGGCGAAPWSLLICLGAFCLQLRKNKK; encoded by the coding sequence ATGAGAAAAGGAGATTTTCTCTTTAACGATATAATCAAAGGCCTCCACTTGCCCCTGGCGTGCGCGATGCTCCTGCTCGTCTTTTGCCTCCCCTCAGCGGCCTGGGAGGGCGCCGCCGACACAAAATGGTATGACGATGCCCCCACTGCCGCAAGCTACGCAATATCCACAGCGGAAGAGTTCGCGGGACTCGCCGCGCTCGTAAACGCCGCCTCCTGCGACTTCGAAGGCAAGACCATAACCCTATCCGGCGACATCGACCTGAGCGGCCGCCAGTGGAGGCCGATTGGAGATTTCAGCACAACGCCTGTAAAGGCCTTTGAGGGAACCCTTGACGGCGGCGGCAATACCATAAAGAATCTGACGATCTCGGGAACGGGAACTTCCGCCGCCCTCTTCGGATACATCGGCGTGTCGGGCGTTGTGAAGAACATTACAGTCACCGGCTCGATTGCGATTGCGGGAGATTACGTATATCTGGCCGGCGTCGCCGATATCAACCGCGGCGTTATCGAAAGATGTGAGAACCGCGCCGCCGTGACCGGCACTCTCATAATGGAATCTGTCGGTGAAAATAGCTACTGCGCCGGCATCGCCGCAAGAAACTACGGGCGCATATCCTCCTGCCTCAACAACGCGCGCGTAGAGGGAGGAGCGGCCGCCGGCATCAGCTGCGAAAATGGCGGCTACTTCCCCGACGGCTTATATCAGGCCGAAAAAGCTGTCATCGAAGGCTGCGAAAACAGCGGCGAAATTATAGGAAAAGTAAAAGGCAGAGCGACGGCGGGAGGCATCGCCGTAACGGCCAATAGCTATACGTTAAAAAATTGCATAAACCGCGGCCCCGTAAAAGGCAGAGGCAACAGCGCAGTAGGCGGCATTGCCGCTGAGACCGACAGCAGGACGGATGCAACCTCATCCATTGACGGCTGCGTAAACAGCGGCAGCGTCACTTTGGAGGGCGACGGCTCCGGTTCAGGCGTAGGCGGCATCGTGGGCGGCACCGACGGCATCACTAAAATACTCAATTGCCGCAATACGGGAAACATAAGCGGCCCCAACGCCCCCGTAGGCGGCATCACAGGACGGCTCGGCGGTGACTATGGAACCGTGATTTCCAATTGCGTCAACAGCGGCACGATAACCTCATCGTACATCGACAACGAAAGTTACGCTGGCGGCATCGCGGCCATAAACTTCCTGTTGATAGAGGACTGCGCGAACTTTGGAGATATCTTCCTGTCCGGCTCCGGCGACAGTCAAAACTGGATAGCGGCGGGAGGCGTCGCCGGCGCCAACCGCGGAAACAGCGGCACGATAAGAAGATGCACATCGGCCGGAAATGTGGAATCATTCAGCACATACATGGGCGGTATAACCGGATATAATAAAGCTCATGATCCACAGGATGACGAGGGAAACATTACAGAATGCGCCTGGCTGGACACCTCTGCGCAGCGCGCCGCGGGCGACGCGGAGACTACAGCCGGAGCGCGTTCCTTCACCTCCGAACAGCAGCAAAGAATCGTCACCGCCTGCCTGCTCACCCCCGCCTCGGCGACAGTGGCGCAAAACGGCACGACCGACTTCACGCTTGAGCTGTTCCCCGGCACAGGCGCGCCATTCGGTTCGCACGTCATGGAACTCTCCGCCGCCGTCACGCCTGACAATATCGCGGCTGCCGCGATCAAAAGCGCCGTCGTCGCCGTGAGCGGGAAATCCCTCGGCAGCGCCGAAATGTCCGTCAGGGTAAAATTCTGCCCCAGCAATCTCTCCGATCCTGAATTCGGCCCTTCGGAGACACCGCATGAAATCGTGTTCTCTGCGGGGATAAATGTCGTCGAAAGGATACCCGCCGCCGGCATCACGCTAGACAAGAGCGCGGCGTCGCTGAGAAAGGGCGAAACGCTGACACTCGCAGCGACGGTCACGCCCGCTGATTCGACGGACGCCGTCATTTGGGCGAGCGGCAGCCCGGAGGCCGCGAGCGTGGCTGACGGCAAGGTGACGGCGCACGCCCCCGGCACGGCGGTAATAACGGCCAGGGCGGGCAAATTCAGCGCCGAATGCATGGTAACAGTGATAGATACAGACACTACGGCGGGTTCAGGCGGCTGCGGCGCGGCCCCGTGGAGCCTCCTCATCTGTCTCGGCGCGTTCTGCCTCCAACTCAGAAAGAATAAAAAGTAA